A part of Cannabis sativa cultivar Pink pepper isolate KNU-18-1 chromosome 6, ASM2916894v1, whole genome shotgun sequence genomic DNA contains:
- the LOC115725382 gene encoding phosphatidylserine decarboxylase proenzyme 3 has translation MGNDSSRLHLPFRHGQRPGKASSSSSSLHKPLTADHFAGIALLTLRSAEMKFKDKWLACVSFGEQTFRTQISDQTDKPVWNSEKKLLLEKDGPHVARISVFETNTVSSNTLVGYCEINLLEYLTQGEVLDLLNPSSSDLIVGKIYISCSVEDPVETEKSFARRILSIVDYNQDGMLSLSEFSDLINAFGNRLAAEKKEELFKAADKNGDGVVSMDELATLLASQQEKEPLITCCPVCGEVLEVSDKLNNMIHLTLCFDEGTGNQVMEGGFLTDTQASYGWMFKLSEWVHYSSYDVGLNSGSSASHIVVLDRRSKTLVEETIDSKIVLSMRAIYQSKIGIGLMDKGAKEFLLSISEKQGKKMNTTESAKDIPKFVDFFKGQINLAEAKYPVEHFKTFNEFFVRELKPGVRPIACKERDDVAICGADSRLMAFTTVDDSKRFWIKGRKFSMKGLLGPEISSNEFDHGSLVIFRLAPQDYHRFHSPVSGTIEKFIDIPGALYTVNPIAVNSKYCNVFTENKRVVSIISTAEFGKVAFIAIGATMVGSITFSKKAGDHVKKGDEFGYFSFGGSTVICVFEKDSITIDEDLLANSARPLETLVCVGMKLGVAKNSSNFELPNLETFAIN, from the exons GCGGAAATGAAGTTCAAGGACAAGTGGCTTGCTTGTGTTTCTTTTGGAGAACAGACATTCCGTACACAAATATCTGATCA GACAGACAAACCAGTCTGGAATTCT GAAAAAAAGCTTCTTTTGGAAAAAGATGGACCTCATGTTGCAAGGATATCTGTGTTTGAG ACGAATACTGTGTCTAGCAACACTCTGGTAGGATATTGCGAGATTAATCTTCTTGAATATTTAACGCAG GGTGAGGTGCTGGACCTGTTAAATCCATCTTCATCGGATTTGATAGTTGGGAAGATTTATATTTCATGCTCTGTTGAG GATCCAGTTGAAACAGAAAAGAGTTTTGCAAGACGCATCTTATCTATAGTG GACTATAATCAGGATGGGATGCTGTCATTGTCTGAGTTTTCTGATTTAATTAATGCTTTTGGGAATCGACTGGCAGCTGAAAAG AAAGAGGAATTGTTTAAAGCAGCTGACAAGAACGGGGATGGTGTTGTTAGCATGGATGAGTTAGCTACCCTTCTTGCTTCTCAACAAGAAAA AGAACCATTAATTACTTGCTGTCCTGTTTGTGGTGAAGTTCTTGAAGTTTCTGATAAGCTGAACAACATGATTCATCTGACATTGTGTTTTGACGAAGGAACTGGAAACCAGGTTATGGAAGGAGGATTTTTAACCGATACACAGGCTTCATATGG GTGGATGTTCAAACTAAGTGAGTGGGTCCATTACTCTTCTTATGATGTTGGTTTGAATTCTGGATCAAGCGCTTCTCATATTGTG GTATTGGATCGGAGGTCAAAGACGCTTGTGGAAGAAACAATTGACAGCAAAATTGTTTTGTCAATGAGAGCTATATACCAGTCAAAGATTGGGATTGGGCTTATGGACAAAG GAGCAAAAGAATTTTTGCTGAGCATCTCTGAAAAGCAAGGGAAGAAAATGAATACAACGGAGTCTGCTAAAGACATACCAAAGTTTGTTGACTTTTTCAAG GGTCAAATCAATTTGGCTGAAGCCAAGTACCCTGTGGAACATTTTAAG ACGTTCAATGAATTCTTTGTGCGAGAGCTGAAGCCAGGTGTTAGACCAATTGCCTGCAAGGAACGGGATGATGTAGCTATTTGTGGAGCAGATAGCCGTTTGATGGCGTTTACAACAGTAGATGATAGTAAAAGGTTTTGGATTAAG GGACGAAAGTTTTCAATGAAAGGTCTTCTTGGACCAGAAATAAGTTCCAACGAATTTGATCATGGATCATTGGTAATATTTCGTTTGGCACCACAG GACTATCATCGTTTTCATTCCCCTGTTTCTGGAACTATTGAGAAATTTATCGACATACCTGGTGCTTTATACACA GTTAACCCCATTGCAGTCAATAGTAAGTACTGTAATGTATTCACTGAAAACAAGCGAGTTGTGTCAATTATTTCAACAGCTGAGTTTGGAAAG GTGGCATTTATAGCTATTGGAGCTACTATGGTTGGAAGCATCACATTTTCAAAGAAAGCGGGTGACCATGTGAAGAAGGGAGATGAG TTTGGATATTTCTCATTTGGTGGAAGTACCGTAATTTGTGTCTTTGAAAAG GATTCGATTACAATCGATGAGGATCTCTTAGCAAACAGTGCTAGGCCACTGGAGACACTGGTGTGTGTGGGGATGAAGTTAGGTGTAGCAAAGAACTCTTCCAACTTTGAACTTCCAAACTTGGAAACTTTTGCCATAAATTAG